Proteins encoded together in one Flavobacteriales bacterium window:
- the ccsA gene encoding cytochrome c biogenesis protein CcsA produces the protein MTYTGEHTWAGQLGHLLTLLSFAGALLASGAYWWSARRRDDTWRSVARTGFALHAAAVLGIVVVLFTMLFNHWFEFDYVWKHSNRQMPLKYILSCFWEGQEGSFLLWTFWHVCIGLVLIRRSGTWEAPVMTVVALVQLFLASMLLGVHLGDVRIGSSPFLLIRELPENLGLPWTRIGDYLTRIPQFADGRGLNPLLQNYWMVIHPPTLFLGFAATLVPFAFAIAGLWRRELQAWIVPALPWTFFGVMVLGTGILMGGAWAYEALSFGGFWAWDPVENASLVPWLTLVAAGHLMLVNRHRPTSVYTTFLLTLVTFHLVLYSTFLTRSGVLGDTSVHSFTGDGMMPGLTLFMLFFIWLAVVMLHTDRGQQRFYTIVAVALLAIGTALKQPVPAILLFLLVSAVWTFIAQRRDFPQPNEEEALWSREFWLFIGALVLLLSAAQITFSTSVPVLNLLLEPFQVPLTALADALDSDRLRQVARARLAPPGEAIAHYNKWQVPFAFIVSLLSAFAQYLRYRSTDMKRFRRAIALSLVVALLLTALGVVLLDYRVADLNLILLFFATAFSAAANLDHIRTVLKGRLTNAGPSVAHVGFALVLLGALISTSRQNEMSRNTQGMDLRFLNEEFSNSTDILLYRGDTVRMGEYFVRYAAKRPEGVNLHYVTEYFSTVPATYVPGDTVKVGDMLFSCRSAHTASATFLVDQPAHWTPIEDFPRRALWRAKAWSASRAGGPLFTLEPFVQLNPRFGNVAEPSTKHWPHRDLYTHVRYADLAADEAEDSAGVHYMPPRLYEKQLGDTIVTPTCLILIDSLRTVRDSVTIRMLGPDYLVYALRMRVRDLYDRERWFEANPVIIYRDGSPVAGKGFDVDPLRVKFELATVDGARVGLNVFEREYVVMQAIVFPGINILWTGCILMFLGTLMAVRRRLRDRTGTP, from the coding sequence ATGACCTACACGGGCGAACACACCTGGGCCGGCCAGCTCGGCCACCTGCTCACGCTGCTCTCCTTCGCCGGGGCCCTGCTGGCCTCCGGCGCCTATTGGTGGAGCGCCCGGCGCCGCGACGACACCTGGCGCAGCGTGGCACGCACCGGCTTCGCCCTGCATGCCGCGGCCGTGCTCGGCATCGTGGTGGTCCTCTTCACCATGCTGTTCAACCACTGGTTCGAGTTCGACTACGTGTGGAAGCACAGCAACCGGCAGATGCCGCTGAAGTACATCCTGAGCTGCTTCTGGGAAGGCCAGGAGGGCAGCTTCCTGCTGTGGACCTTCTGGCACGTGTGCATCGGCCTGGTGCTGATCCGTCGGAGCGGCACCTGGGAGGCCCCGGTGATGACCGTCGTGGCCCTTGTCCAGCTCTTCCTGGCCAGCATGCTGCTGGGCGTGCACCTCGGCGATGTGCGCATCGGCTCCAGTCCCTTCCTGCTCATCCGCGAGCTGCCGGAGAACCTCGGCCTGCCTTGGACGCGCATCGGCGACTACCTCACGCGCATCCCCCAGTTCGCCGACGGCCGCGGCCTCAACCCCCTGTTGCAGAACTACTGGATGGTGATCCATCCGCCCACGCTCTTCCTGGGCTTCGCCGCCACCCTGGTGCCGTTCGCGTTCGCCATCGCGGGCCTTTGGCGGCGCGAGCTGCAGGCCTGGATCGTCCCCGCCCTGCCCTGGACATTCTTCGGCGTGATGGTGCTCGGCACCGGCATCCTGATGGGAGGCGCCTGGGCCTACGAGGCGCTCAGCTTCGGCGGCTTCTGGGCCTGGGACCCGGTGGAGAACGCCTCCTTGGTGCCCTGGCTCACCCTGGTGGCCGCCGGCCACCTGATGCTGGTGAACCGCCATCGGCCCACGTCGGTCTACACCACCTTCCTGCTCACCCTCGTCACCTTCCACCTGGTGCTGTACAGCACCTTCCTCACCCGCAGCGGTGTGCTGGGCGACACCAGCGTGCACAGCTTCACGGGCGATGGCATGATGCCGGGGCTCACCCTCTTCATGCTGTTCTTCATCTGGCTGGCCGTGGTGATGCTCCACACCGACCGGGGCCAGCAGCGCTTCTACACGATCGTGGCCGTGGCCCTGCTCGCCATCGGCACCGCGTTGAAGCAACCGGTGCCGGCCATCCTCCTCTTCCTGCTGGTGAGCGCCGTGTGGACGTTCATCGCGCAGCGGCGCGACTTCCCGCAGCCCAACGAGGAGGAGGCGCTGTGGAGCCGCGAGTTCTGGCTCTTCATCGGCGCATTGGTGCTGCTGTTGAGCGCCGCCCAGATCACCTTCAGCACCTCGGTGCCCGTGCTCAACCTGCTGCTGGAGCCCTTCCAGGTACCGCTCACCGCCCTGGCCGACGCCCTCGACAGCGATCGGCTGCGCCAGGTGGCCCGGGCCCGCCTCGCTCCTCCCGGCGAGGCCATCGCCCACTACAACAAGTGGCAGGTGCCCTTCGCCTTCATCGTCAGCCTCCTCAGCGCCTTCGCGCAATACCTGCGCTATCGGTCCACCGACATGAAGCGCTTCCGCCGCGCGATCGCCCTCTCCCTGGTGGTGGCCCTGCTCCTCACCGCGCTCGGCGTGGTGCTGCTTGACTATCGCGTGGCCGACCTCAACCTCATCCTGCTCTTCTTCGCCACCGCCTTCTCCGCCGCGGCCAACCTGGACCACATCCGCACCGTGCTGAAGGGCCGCCTCACCAACGCCGGTCCCTCCGTGGCCCACGTGGGTTTCGCCCTGGTGCTGCTCGGCGCGCTCATCAGCACCAGCCGGCAGAACGAGATGAGCCGCAACACGCAGGGCATGGACCTGCGCTTCCTGAACGAGGAGTTCAGCAACAGCACGGACATCCTGCTCTACCGCGGCGACACGGTGCGCATGGGCGAGTACTTCGTCCGCTATGCGGCCAAGCGTCCCGAAGGGGTGAACCTGCACTATGTGACGGAGTACTTCAGCACCGTGCCCGCCACCTACGTTCCCGGCGACACCGTGAAGGTGGGCGACATGCTCTTCAGCTGCCGCTCCGCGCACACGGCCTCCGCCACCTTCCTGGTCGACCAGCCCGCGCACTGGACCCCGATCGAGGACTTCCCGCGCCGTGCACTGTGGCGTGCGAAGGCCTGGTCCGCATCCCGCGCCGGTGGACCGCTCTTCACGTTGGAACCCTTCGTACAGCTGAACCCGCGCTTCGGCAACGTGGCCGAGCCCAGCACCAAGCACTGGCCGCACCGCGACCTCTACACCCACGTGCGCTATGCCGACCTGGCCGCCGACGAGGCCGAGGACAGCGCCGGTGTGCACTACATGCCGCCCCGCCTCTACGAGAAGCAGCTCGGCGACACCATCGTCACCCCCACCTGCCTGATCCTGATCGACAGCCTGCGCACGGTGCGCGACAGCGTCACCATCCGCATGCTCGGCCCCGACTACCTGGTGTACGCCCTGCGGATGCGCGTGCGCGACCTCTACGACCGCGAGCGCTGGTTCGAGGCCAACCCGGTGATCATCTACCGCGACGGCAGTCCCGTGGCCGGCAAGGGCTTCGACGTGGACCCGCTGCGCGTGAAGTTCGAGCTGGCGACGGTGGACGGCGCCCGCGTGGGCCTGAACGTCTTCGAGCGCGAATACGTGGTGATGCAGGCGATCGTGTTCCCGGGCATCAACATCCTGTGGACCGGCTGCATCCTGATGTTCCTGGGCACGCTGATGGCCGTGCGCCGACGGCTGCGCGATCGCACCGGCACCCCCTGA
- a CDS encoding cytochrome c maturation protein CcmE, whose protein sequence is MKRSHLIAIAIIAVAIAALIGSLSDSSTYADLDEALANPGREYHVVGVLDRSQAIVYEPSVNASLTEFTMQDLQGRSCRVKLAKAKPQDFERSERLVLIGEATEGGEFHATDMLMKCPSKYNEQNQVGV, encoded by the coding sequence ATGAAACGCAGCCACCTCATCGCCATCGCCATCATCGCCGTGGCCATCGCCGCCCTGATCGGCTCCCTGAGCGACAGCAGCACCTACGCCGACCTCGACGAGGCCCTGGCCAACCCGGGCCGCGAGTACCACGTGGTGGGCGTGCTGGACCGCAGCCAGGCCATCGTCTATGAACCCAGCGTGAACGCCAGCCTGACGGAGTTCACCATGCAGGACCTGCAGGGGCGTAGCTGCCGCGTGAAGCTGGCCAAGGCCAAGCCGCAGGACTTCGAGCGCAGCGAGCGCCTCGTGCTCATCGGCGAGGCCACCGAGGGCGGCGAGTTCCACGCCACGGACATGCTGATGAAGTGCCCCAGCAAGTACAACGAACAGAACCAGGTGGGCGTGTAG
- the ccsA gene encoding cytochrome c biogenesis protein CcsA, whose protein sequence is MVEDATHLSATVDVPAGLRAELTHLAVLPPDGDTLVLLDAFWTEGRGAGIADSPCTTGAVRSQAPGFRFPNRSLLTESIRNLFFHVPMWFTMMLLMTISVVMSVRHLRTGSLDHDGAALAAVHVGLLFAVLGLITGSIWARVTWGGWWTSDTKLNGAAVTTLVYAAYLVLRGSVSDPHKAARLAAVYNIFAYVLMMVFLMVLPRLGDSLHPGNGGNPAFNQYDLDDRLRLVFYPAVLGWMLLGAWAWTLARRLDRLQRLHDHA, encoded by the coding sequence ATGGTGGAGGACGCCACACACCTAAGCGCCACGGTGGACGTTCCTGCCGGCCTGCGTGCCGAACTCACCCACTTGGCGGTGCTTCCGCCCGACGGCGACACGCTGGTCCTGCTGGACGCGTTCTGGACCGAGGGCCGGGGTGCGGGCATCGCCGACAGCCCCTGCACGACCGGCGCCGTCCGCTCACAGGCCCCTGGCTTCCGCTTCCCCAACCGCAGCCTGCTCACCGAAAGCATCCGCAACCTGTTCTTCCACGTGCCCATGTGGTTCACCATGATGCTGCTGATGACCATCTCCGTGGTGATGAGCGTGCGGCACCTGCGCACCGGTTCGCTGGACCACGACGGCGCTGCGCTCGCCGCCGTGCATGTGGGCCTGCTCTTCGCCGTGCTGGGCCTGATCACCGGCAGCATCTGGGCGCGGGTGACCTGGGGTGGCTGGTGGACCAGCGACACGAAGCTCAACGGCGCGGCCGTCACCACCCTGGTCTACGCCGCTTATCTGGTGCTGCGCGGATCGGTGAGCGACCCGCACAAGGCCGCCCGCCTCGCCGCGGTGTACAACATCTTCGCCTACGTGCTGATGATGGTCTTCCTGATGGTGCTGCCCCGCCTCGGCGACTCGCTGCATCCGGGCAACGGCGGCAATCCGGCCTTCAACCAATACGACCTGGACGACCGGCTGCGGCTGGTGTTCTACCCTGCGGTGCTCGGCTGGATGCTGCTGGGCGCCTGGGCATGGACGCTGGCCCGACGTCTGGACCGTCTGCAACGCCTCCACGACCATGCGTGA